From Paenibacillus graminis, a single genomic window includes:
- a CDS encoding sensor histidine kinase, whose protein sequence is MKIEQRMAFHFTYQLIFYALLMVAITLVACILFFQNMTSNEIRRNFPVGVLQQIAQEAHYKDGKIQISPEWDKLIEEKGMWLQVVSAEGEVIYAVNTTPHHTLPASYSIAQLLDIQETRTFGTYAVYTQLNFAFQDPLLYMLGYPSPDLDQLVAWFDAYGQHGIVRSEAVSHLDRRLRKTGSYLQVIDPESHIVQGIGDGAYVQKAYRQLDILAIQQSPSNYDTNIVAHRDKLSGMTWILYTPHAAGAPLKHPVMEKATRGLVRITVLILLLALPISIWHGYRYGQPLILFAGWFERMGRGQYDQVLTAKDMRKVFRRNGMMRIRYRLYKEVIESFYQMTHQLAQIEKERERLEKAQAEWMSGISHDLRTPLATIQGYGYMLESLPEQWSQEEMRIMGSTIREKGDYMLELISDFSLIHQLKQGDSIMKFREIDLVELVRCSVLKYVNDAMMSEYRFHYIGEDCPLLIQADETWLLRLMDNLLSNAVKHNSPGVIVNVYVGRMNDKACIRVIDNGKGMDEETLHHLFNRYYRGTNSDESTEGSGLGMSIAKTIVEAHSGEIQVKSKVWQGTIIEILLPN, encoded by the coding sequence ATGAAGATCGAACAGCGCATGGCCTTTCACTTCACGTATCAATTGATTTTTTATGCCCTGCTTATGGTTGCTATTACTCTGGTTGCCTGCATCTTGTTTTTCCAGAACATGACGAGTAATGAGATACGCCGGAACTTTCCGGTTGGCGTCCTGCAACAGATCGCTCAAGAAGCTCATTACAAGGACGGGAAGATTCAGATCTCCCCCGAGTGGGACAAGCTCATCGAGGAAAAAGGCATGTGGCTGCAGGTTGTCAGTGCCGAAGGAGAGGTGATCTACGCCGTCAATACAACTCCGCATCATACGCTGCCGGCCTCCTACTCCATCGCTCAACTGCTCGATATCCAAGAGACACGGACGTTTGGGACGTATGCCGTATACACTCAGCTTAATTTTGCTTTCCAAGACCCGCTTCTGTATATGCTGGGCTATCCTAGTCCTGACCTTGACCAGCTCGTTGCCTGGTTTGATGCCTACGGGCAGCATGGAATCGTGCGTAGCGAAGCGGTCTCCCACTTGGACCGGCGGCTGCGCAAAACCGGCAGCTATCTGCAGGTGATCGACCCCGAGAGCCATATCGTACAAGGCATCGGCGATGGAGCATATGTGCAGAAGGCGTATCGACAGCTGGATATCCTGGCCATCCAGCAATCGCCCAGCAACTATGACACGAATATTGTCGCCCATCGGGACAAGCTGAGCGGAATGACGTGGATTCTCTATACACCCCATGCAGCGGGAGCCCCTCTGAAGCATCCTGTGATGGAAAAGGCAACGCGTGGACTCGTCCGGATTACAGTTCTGATTCTGCTCTTGGCGCTGCCGATCTCCATCTGGCATGGCTACCGCTACGGTCAGCCGCTGATTCTGTTTGCAGGCTGGTTCGAACGTATGGGCCGGGGACAGTACGACCAGGTACTGACCGCCAAGGACATGCGCAAGGTATTCCGCCGCAACGGCATGATGCGCATCCGCTACAGGCTCTATAAGGAAGTGATTGAATCCTTCTATCAGATGACTCATCAATTGGCTCAGATCGAGAAGGAACGCGAGAGGCTGGAAAAGGCGCAAGCAGAGTGGATGTCAGGGATTTCCCACGATCTGCGCACGCCACTGGCCACAATTCAAGGTTATGGGTATATGCTGGAGAGCTTGCCTGAGCAATGGAGCCAAGAGGAGATGCGCATCATGGGCTCGACGATCCGGGAAAAGGGGGATTATATGCTGGAGCTGATCTCCGACTTCTCATTGATTCATCAGCTCAAGCAGGGCGATTCGATCATGAAGTTTCGGGAGATCGACTTGGTTGAGCTGGTGCGCTGCTCCGTACTGAAGTACGTCAACGACGCCATGATGTCTGAGTATCGGTTTCACTACATTGGGGAGGATTGTCCCTTGCTGATACAGGCCGATGAAACCTGGCTGCTGCGGTTGATGGACAATTTGCTGTCCAACGCCGTGAAGCACAACTCGCCTGGCGTGATCGTCAACGTCTATGTCGGCAGGATGAACGACAAGGCATGCATACGAGTAATCGATAATGGCAAAGGGATGGACGAGGAAACGCTGCATCATTTGTTCAATCGCTACTACCGGGGAACGAATTCCGATGAATCGACGGAAGGATCCGGGCTCGGGATGAGCATTGCCAAAACCATAGTGGAAGCGCATAGCGGCGAAATCCAGGTAAAATCCAAAGTGTGGCAAGGCACGATAATTGAGATCTTATTGCCCAACTGA
- a CDS encoding restriction endonuclease-like protein — MDLPHSGSLNQTVELLRVESELFTLFLQGRPYHPTVETLQLHRSPEQEWVSAQLGLVCSERLGDVQIKVFSPEAHGMVEWQQGVSVFPCFYETQSYELVIQNKTAASLSFYHENVLLRQAVKPLGDSILAGVLNFGNEVGLTEWEVRSNGQTLLRVEMEIFPSKMDYRLDYQNILNEVNAQIYNLAFDFLRRTYQLTGLRETQHQSLTEFFTILQHVFRQLLDAVERINKNPNYALLQDRQLMDANRVKKAGRENIRELAKHPERLRADESNGFLRIKGQNYTATHLMENRRRLSYDTNENRFIRWMLERIHGKLKELKARWKENNRTPDPLLSKRIDKMLTQLERVLKMDFLREVGVLKQMSVTLVLQMAPGYREVYRCYLMLLKGLSIQGDLFRLSMKDVAQLYEYWCFLKLNQLLRQKYKLVKQDIIKVKRNGIFVTLDRSQSANMVYENPVNGEQFILYYNSIPSSDKTPTLSQRPDNVLTLKKKDAGTVKEYKYVFDAKYRLNPAYEGTSYHRSYGQPGPEEDDINTMHRYRDAIVYQEKGSGEYERSMFGAYVLFPYPDEERYKSHQFYKSIELLNIGALPFLPNSTSLVEQFLDEIIQDSPEKAYERSTRPRGTKEYYANQLAGKNVLVGSVKGPEQVEVARKHCFYHVPLKNLASQKIITQIEYVAMCQSRRKFFDPAKTGIHWVGKVVDWEVVKRKEIKEIIPEPYKEERDYVRFTVEEWIPLKPHIALGGQGIHTVLYTSKYVLDRALEIAELRLETEEDLREWREKRRKGRVKVKLDHEQYVDLGKVVEVRSI; from the coding sequence ATGGATTTACCTCATTCTGGCTCTCTTAATCAGACGGTAGAATTGCTCCGTGTAGAATCGGAGCTTTTTACTCTTTTTCTTCAAGGGCGTCCTTATCATCCTACTGTGGAGACATTGCAGCTTCATCGCTCCCCGGAACAGGAGTGGGTGAGTGCACAGCTTGGGCTTGTTTGCTCCGAACGGCTTGGTGATGTTCAGATTAAAGTCTTTTCACCTGAAGCTCACGGGATGGTGGAGTGGCAGCAGGGGGTTTCTGTTTTTCCTTGCTTTTATGAGACACAGTCGTATGAACTGGTTATCCAGAATAAGACCGCTGCCAGCCTTTCTTTTTATCATGAAAATGTGTTGCTTCGGCAGGCAGTTAAGCCCCTAGGTGATTCTATTCTTGCGGGTGTTCTGAACTTTGGGAATGAGGTCGGTTTGACGGAATGGGAAGTCCGAAGTAATGGACAGACCTTGCTGCGGGTAGAGATGGAGATTTTCCCCTCGAAGATGGATTACAGGCTGGATTACCAGAATATCCTGAATGAAGTGAATGCGCAGATTTATAATTTGGCGTTTGATTTTTTGCGTCGAACTTATCAGCTAACAGGCCTGCGGGAGACGCAGCATCAGAGCTTGACGGAGTTCTTCACGATACTTCAGCATGTATTTAGACAGCTTTTGGATGCAGTCGAACGGATTAACAAGAATCCTAATTACGCTCTGCTCCAGGATCGTCAGCTAATGGATGCCAATCGGGTCAAAAAGGCGGGAAGAGAGAACATCCGCGAGCTCGCGAAGCACCCTGAACGATTAAGAGCAGATGAAAGCAATGGATTCTTAAGAATCAAGGGTCAGAATTACACAGCAACGCACTTAATGGAGAACCGCAGACGCCTCTCCTATGATACCAATGAGAACCGGTTCATCCGCTGGATGCTGGAACGAATTCATGGGAAGCTCAAGGAGCTTAAGGCCCGCTGGAAAGAAAATAACCGAACTCCAGATCCACTACTCAGCAAAAGAATAGATAAGATGCTTACGCAGCTAGAACGGGTGCTTAAGATGGATTTTTTGCGTGAGGTTGGAGTGCTGAAGCAGATGTCCGTTACGCTTGTGCTGCAGATGGCCCCTGGATACCGCGAGGTCTATCGCTGTTATCTGATGTTGCTTAAAGGCCTGTCTATTCAAGGCGACCTGTTCCGCTTATCCATGAAGGATGTTGCTCAGCTCTATGAGTATTGGTGCTTCTTGAAGCTGAATCAGCTTCTGAGACAGAAATATAAACTGGTGAAGCAGGACATCATTAAGGTGAAACGGAACGGTATTTTCGTTACTCTTGATCGCTCACAGAGCGCTAATATGGTGTACGAGAATCCAGTCAACGGGGAGCAGTTCATCCTGTATTATAACTCGATTCCTAGCTCGGATAAGACCCCGACGCTCAGTCAGCGCCCGGATAATGTGCTCACCCTGAAGAAGAAGGATGCTGGGACAGTCAAGGAGTACAAGTATGTGTTCGATGCGAAATACCGCTTGAATCCGGCATATGAGGGAACTTCATACCATCGGAGTTATGGGCAGCCTGGGCCTGAAGAGGATGATATCAATACAATGCATCGATATCGGGACGCCATTGTGTACCAGGAAAAAGGTTCAGGAGAATATGAGCGAAGCATGTTTGGCGCTTATGTGTTATTCCCCTACCCAGACGAGGAGCGTTACAAGAGCCACCAATTTTACAAAAGCATCGAGCTATTGAATATTGGTGCGTTGCCGTTCCTGCCGAATTCTACAAGCTTGGTAGAGCAATTCCTAGATGAGATTATTCAGGATAGTCCGGAAAAAGCTTACGAACGCTCCACACGTCCACGTGGGACGAAAGAATACTACGCCAATCAGCTTGCGGGCAAAAATGTGCTTGTCGGTTCTGTCAAGGGGCCCGAACAAGTGGAGGTGGCGAGGAAGCATTGTTTTTACCATGTGCCTTTGAAGAATCTGGCAAGCCAGAAGATCATAACCCAGATTGAATATGTAGCGATGTGCCAATCCAGAAGGAAGTTTTTTGATCCTGCAAAGACAGGGATTCATTGGGTAGGTAAAGTGGTAGATTGGGAAGTGGTCAAACGTAAGGAAATAAAGGAGATTATCCCCGAGCCTTATAAGGAAGAGAGAGATTATGTTAGGTTTACAGTGGAGGAATGGATACCTTTAAAGCCTCACATTGCTTTAGGCGGACAGGGAATACATACGGTCCTGTACACAAGCAAATATGTCCTAGACCGGGCCCTTGAAATCGCGGAGCTCCGTCTAGAAACGGAGGAGGATCTTCGTGAATGGCGTGAGAAGCGCCGAAAGGGCAGAGTCAAGGTGAAGCTGGATCACGAGCAGTATGTGGATTTAGGGAAGGTTGTGGAGGTTAGGAGTATATAG
- a CDS encoding response regulator transcription factor — MTSLSDFKIAIVDDEHSIVTMLQMVLRREGFHQLYVASTCAEALDLAKREAPHILLLDIMLPDGSGLELCSKLRKYGNPHILFLTAKASDLDVLRGFAMGGDDYITKPFNPLEVAARIQARIRRLESETSTSSPATRPDPGIYRFGRFTVNEMEGELIVEGQPVPCPAQVFQLLLHFCKFPGIVFSKTQLYDKVWGINGQGDDSTVMVHIRRIRERIETDPGNPKLLLTVRGLGYKLVKEPQER; from the coding sequence ATGACAAGTCTATCCGATTTTAAAATCGCAATCGTCGACGACGAGCATTCGATTGTCACGATGCTGCAAATGGTGCTTCGCAGGGAAGGGTTTCATCAGCTGTACGTGGCTTCCACCTGTGCAGAAGCTCTCGATTTAGCGAAGCGTGAAGCCCCCCATATCCTCCTGCTCGACATCATGCTCCCCGACGGCAGCGGCCTGGAGCTCTGCTCCAAGCTCCGCAAATACGGGAATCCGCATATTTTGTTTCTGACGGCCAAGGCTTCCGATCTCGATGTCCTGCGAGGCTTCGCTATGGGCGGGGACGATTATATCACGAAGCCCTTCAATCCTCTGGAGGTGGCCGCAAGAATTCAGGCACGCATACGCCGACTGGAGTCAGAAACCTCGACGTCCAGTCCGGCGACACGGCCCGATCCGGGGATTTATCGGTTTGGCCGCTTCACCGTCAACGAGATGGAGGGCGAACTAATCGTGGAGGGACAGCCCGTTCCTTGCCCCGCGCAGGTGTTCCAGCTGCTGCTGCACTTCTGTAAGTTTCCCGGCATCGTATTTTCCAAAACACAGCTCTACGACAAGGTTTGGGGGATTAACGGACAGGGCGATGATTCGACGGTAATGGTGCATATCCGGCGCATCCGAGAGCGGATCGAGACCGACCCCGGTAATCCGAAGCTGCTGCTTACCGTACGCGGGCTTGGCTACAAGCTGGTGAAGGAGCCGCAGGAGCGATGA
- a CDS encoding cobalamin-independent methionine synthase II family protein: MCNRFQIVGSLLRPAELLEYKQQIEHRDDISYPFYQDFQGYEQCEAEAIQAVVEQESENGLSILTDGEYSKSMWHLDFVWGFQGIERYIADHGYFFRDTDGASKYETRKDIGLRITGKLGAKNHHFLHAYRKLQALAGDRETKLCVPSPSHIFGELSWSDNIGGTEAVYKDRLQLKAGLVNAYKDFVQEFAAAGGTILQFDDCLWELFADDNPNSPYTGEHINQAEVQKLAAEFIDINNTIIDYGHSLGLKMWTHNCRGNYDSRNMGGGSYAKIANLFLKQLKYDRFFLEWDDERAGSLEALAVFKDKPETEIVLGLLSSKTSTLDDEARVVRMLDEASQIINKDRLLLSHQCGFASCDGGNELTEDEQWAKIRQGQQIAQQYWGK, translated from the coding sequence ATGTGCAACAGATTTCAGATCGTAGGCAGCCTGCTGCGTCCCGCGGAGCTATTAGAATATAAACAGCAAATTGAACACCGGGATGATATCAGCTATCCCTTTTACCAGGACTTTCAGGGGTATGAGCAGTGTGAAGCTGAGGCGATTCAGGCTGTAGTCGAGCAGGAAAGCGAGAATGGGCTGTCCATTCTGACAGATGGGGAATATTCCAAATCGATGTGGCATCTGGACTTTGTCTGGGGCTTCCAGGGAATTGAGCGTTATATCGCGGATCATGGATACTTCTTCAGAGATACAGACGGAGCTTCCAAATATGAGACTCGAAAAGATATCGGTCTGCGCATTACCGGTAAATTGGGTGCGAAGAACCATCATTTCCTTCATGCCTACCGCAAGCTTCAGGCTCTGGCTGGAGACCGCGAGACCAAGCTGTGCGTGCCTTCTCCGTCCCATATTTTTGGTGAGCTGTCCTGGTCGGATAACATTGGCGGAACAGAAGCGGTGTATAAGGACAGACTCCAGCTGAAGGCCGGTCTGGTTAATGCTTATAAGGATTTTGTCCAGGAGTTCGCTGCGGCCGGAGGAACCATCCTGCAGTTCGACGATTGCCTATGGGAGCTGTTCGCAGACGACAACCCGAACTCTCCATATACCGGCGAGCATATCAATCAAGCGGAAGTACAGAAGCTGGCGGCAGAATTTATTGACATCAACAACACAATTATTGATTACGGTCATAGCTTGGGCCTCAAAATGTGGACGCATAACTGCCGTGGCAACTATGATTCCCGTAATATGGGCGGCGGCTCCTATGCGAAGATTGCGAATTTGTTCTTGAAGCAGCTCAAATACGACCGCTTCTTCCTGGAATGGGATGATGAACGTGCAGGCTCACTTGAGGCGCTTGCGGTGTTCAAAGATAAGCCGGAGACGGAAATTGTACTTGGATTGTTGTCTTCCAAAACAAGTACGCTTGACGATGAGGCCCGTGTAGTTAGAATGCTTGATGAAGCTTCGCAAATCATTAACAAGGATCGCTTATTACTTTCTCACCAATGCGGTTTTGCGTCCTGTGATGGAGGCAACGAATTAACGGAAGATGAGCAGTGGGCGAAGATTAGACAAGGACAACAGATTGCGCAGCAATATTGGGGTAAATAA
- a CDS encoding slipin family protein, translating into MLKQITIQADQRGLLFHKGSYVKRLLPGTYRYLSWSQHTVAVLNIAKPFSVEGKDLQLFLQDDGLLRELDVVRVQDHEIVLHYEDGQFIQLLKPGVYAYWNLLKKHTFVHTDTRQPELPAGIDRSIITKLTPYVQCCEIASYEQGFLFYDHTLKRELTPGKYYFWKGPVSVLTKTVDLRQQQMDLVGQEMMTEDKVTLRLNFVCQYKIVNPHRVLELKAFDEQIHIQLQLLLREYVGTLKLDDLLKRKEDVATFILSRIQEKEEEFGVLFLGAGVKDVILPGEMKDILNTVLLAEKKAQANLLTRREETASTRSLLNTAKLMDENQTLFRLKELEFLEKICDKIGSISVTGGGDLLERLSSLIGANK; encoded by the coding sequence ATGTTGAAGCAAATAACGATTCAAGCGGACCAGCGCGGTCTGCTCTTTCATAAGGGAAGTTATGTGAAACGGCTGCTACCGGGAACCTACCGTTACTTATCATGGTCGCAGCATACAGTGGCAGTACTGAATATTGCCAAACCGTTTAGTGTCGAGGGCAAAGACCTGCAGCTGTTTTTACAGGATGATGGACTCCTGCGGGAGCTCGATGTCGTACGCGTACAGGATCATGAGATTGTTTTGCACTATGAGGATGGTCAATTCATACAGCTGCTGAAGCCGGGTGTGTATGCTTATTGGAACCTTCTGAAAAAGCACACCTTCGTACATACGGATACCAGACAGCCGGAGCTACCTGCCGGGATCGACCGTTCAATTATCACGAAGCTTACTCCGTATGTGCAGTGCTGTGAAATCGCGAGTTATGAGCAAGGATTCCTGTTCTATGATCATACGCTCAAGCGGGAGCTTACGCCTGGTAAGTATTATTTCTGGAAGGGACCGGTCTCGGTGCTGACGAAGACGGTCGATCTAAGACAACAGCAGATGGATCTGGTTGGCCAGGAAATGATGACAGAGGATAAGGTTACGCTGCGTCTGAACTTCGTATGCCAGTACAAAATCGTCAATCCGCACCGCGTTCTGGAGTTGAAAGCTTTTGACGAGCAGATACACATCCAGCTTCAGCTCCTGCTCCGGGAATATGTCGGGACGCTGAAATTGGACGATCTTCTGAAGCGGAAAGAGGATGTTGCCACATTCATTTTGTCCCGTATCCAGGAGAAGGAAGAAGAGTTCGGGGTACTTTTCCTCGGGGCGGGGGTAAAGGATGTAATTTTACCGGGGGAAATGAAGGACATCCTAAACACCGTCCTGCTCGCAGAGAAGAAAGCGCAGGCGAACCTGCTTACCCGCCGGGAAGAGACGGCTTCGACACGCAGCCTGCTGAATACGGCGAAGCTGATGGACGAGAATCAGACACTGTTTCGTCTGAAGGAGCTGGAATTCCTCGAGAAGATATGCGACAAAATCGGTTCCATCTCTGTTACGGGCGGCGGCGATTTGCTGGAGCGGTTAAGCTCACTCATCGGTGCCAATAAGTAG
- a CDS encoding putative holin-like toxin, with the protein MTPVEVYQALTLMISFATLVVLILSFHKKK; encoded by the coding sequence GTGACGCCAGTGGAGGTATACCAAGCATTGACGCTAATGATTTCGTTCGCGACTCTGGTTGTGTTGATTCTATCTTTCCACAAAAAGAAATAG
- a CDS encoding YbjQ family protein — MIITTTSTIEGSPIRQYLGIATGEVIIGANVFRDFKASITDLVGGRSGAYEGKLQEARDTAFAEMTQKASGMGANMIVGVDIDYEVIRDGMLMVAVSGTAVIV, encoded by the coding sequence ATGATTATAACCACTACATCAACTATTGAAGGTTCCCCGATAAGGCAGTATCTGGGCATTGCCACCGGTGAAGTCATTATAGGAGCCAACGTATTCAGAGACTTTAAGGCTTCGATTACCGACCTCGTAGGGGGGCGCTCGGGCGCTTACGAAGGCAAGCTTCAGGAAGCAAGAGATACGGCATTTGCTGAGATGACTCAGAAAGCTTCAGGGATGGGAGCTAATATGATTGTCGGAGTCGACATTGATTATGAAGTCATTCGCGATGGCATGCTGATGGTCGCCGTAAGCGGGACGGCTGTGATCGTTTAA